The Desulfocurvus vexinensis DSM 17965 genome includes the window AGCGGGGGCACGTTGGCGAAGGTGGGCGTGCGGATGCGGCAGCGGTCGAGGAACTTGGTGCCGTTGGCCTTGATGTAGTAGAGCAGCTCGCCGCGCGGCTGCTCCACGCGCACGATGGTCTCGCCCTCGGGGTTGCCCTTGACGGGCACGCGGGTGTCGCCCTCGGGCAGGCGCGCGATGGCCTGGCGCACCAGGTCGAGGGCTTGCAGGGTCTCGCGGAAGCGCACGGTGCTGCGGGCGTAGGAGTCGCCGCCCGTTTCCACCACGGGCTCGAAGTCCAGCTCCTTGTAGGCCGCGTAGCCGAGCTGGCGCATGTCCTGGGCCACGCCGGAGCCGCGCAGGGTCGGGCCCGCCGCGCCCAGCTCCAGGGCCTGCTCGCGGGTCAGCACGCCCACGCCCACGGTGCGCGACTTGACGGTGTAGTCGTCGAGCATGGTCTTTTGCAGCGCGCGCACGCCCTGCTCCACCTCGTCCACGCCTTCGAGAATCCAGCGCAGCTGCTCGGGCGAGAGGTCGTAGCGGGTGCCGCCCACCACGTTGACGGAGATGATCACGCGGTTGCCCGCCGTGGCCTCCATGATGTCCATGATCTTTTCGCGGACCTTCCAGAACTGCTGGAACACGCTCTCGAAGCCGAAGGCGTCGGCGAACAGGCCCAGCCAGAGCAGGTGGCTGTGCACGCGGTGCAGCTCGCTCCAGATGACGCGCAAAAAGCGCCCCCGGTCGGGCACTTCGATGCCCATGAGCGCCTCGATGCCCTGGCAGTAGGCCTTGGCGTGGATGCACGAGCAGATGCCGCACACGCGCTCCACGATCTGGACCATCTGGTGGTAGTCGCGGATTTCCACGAGCTTTTCCAGGCCGCGGTGCACATAGCCCAGGGCCGGGATGGCTTCCTTGACGATTTCGTCCTCGAGCACCAGCTTCAGGTGCACCGGCTCGGGGAGCACCGGGTGCTGGGGGCCGAAGGGAATGATGGTTCTGGCCATGGCGTATCCTTACTGCTTGGTGATCTTGACGTTGGAGACGAGGGGGACTTCGGTCACTTCCGCATCCAGGTACAGGGTGCGGTTGAAGTCCAGGATCAGGCCGTCGAAGGAGACGCCGAACTGGTCGCGGATCTCGTTTTCCACCAGCAGCGCGGCGAACAGGACGCCGGAGATGCTGGGCACGGGCTGGTCCTTGGGCTGGCGCATGCGCAGGTGGACCAGCTCCAGGTCCTTGTCGAAGTGGTAGAGGATGTCCAGGTCGCGCTCGTCGATTTCGGTGCAGGTCATGGTCACCAGGCGGTAGCCCGCGTTTTTCAGGCGCAGCACCTCGCTGGCCACGGTGGCCTGGGTGACTTCGGTGATGTTCTCGATCATCTCGTCCCTCCCTATGCGCCCTGCTCGGCGGCTTCGACCTTTTCGGCGAACTTCTGCAGGCCCAGGACCACGCCGTCGATGATGGCCTCGGGCTTGGCCGGGCAGCCGGGCACGTACACGTCCACGGGGATGACCTTGTCCACGCCGCCGACCACGTTGTAGGCCTCGCGGAACACGCCGCCCGAGGTGCCGCAGGCGCCGATGGCGATGACGGCCTTGGGCTCGGGCATCTGGTCGTAGAGGTTTTTCAGCACCTTCTTGTTGCGGTGGTTGACGGTGCCGGTGACCAGCAGGATGTCGGCGTGCTTGGGGTTGCCCACGTTGACGATGCCGAAGCGCTCCACATCGTACATGGGGGTCAGGCAGGCCAGCACCTCGATGTCGCAGCCGTTGCAGCTGCCGCAGTCGAAGTGCATGATCCAGGGCGACTTGACGCGCGATTTCTTGATGAATGACTTTATCATGGCGCTAGATCTTGGCGTACAGCCAGATGAGGTTCACGACGGAGAGGCCCAGGCCGACGCTCCAGACGTACTTGAGCATCCAACGCCAGGTCATGCGGGCCATGGTGTTGTCGATGATGATTTCGGCCATGTAGGTCACGGCCAGCAGGACGATCATCATCAGCACGTTGGTGGACCAGAACAGGGCGCACACGCCAAGCACCAGCACCGTTTCGTACCAGTGGGCGATCTCGATGAGCCCGAGGTAGGGCCCGGAGTATTCCGTGAGCACGCCCTTGACCAGCTCCTGGTGCCCGTGGTGCGAGGTGGAGAAGTCGAAGGGCGACTTGCGCAGCTTGATGGTCAGCGCGTAGCCGAGCACGATGAACATGAGCGGCAGCTGGAAGAGCAGCGGCGTCTCGTGGGCCAGGATGTCGCTGACCTGGAAGCTGCCCGTGGCCAGATACAGGCTGACGAAGACCAGGATGAGCAGCGGCTCGTAGGTCAGCACCTGGATCAGCTCGCGCTGGGCGCCCACCTGGCTGTAGGGCGAGGGCACGCTCATGGCGCCCACCACCAGGAACACCGCGCCGATGGCCTGCACGAAGAAGATCAGCAGCAGGTCGGCCTGCAGGAAGAACAGCACGCACGACAGGGCCGCGGCCACGAAGTAGACCCAGGCGCAGAAGATCTGCCAGGGGTTGGAGGCCATGGGCTCTTTGCCGAAGAGTTTGGCCACGTCGTAGAAGGCCTGCATGACCGGCGGGCCCTGGCGCGACTGGAACCAGGCCGTGAGCCTGCGGTCGATGCCGGCCAGCAGGCCGCCAGCCAGCGGAGCCAGGACGAGCCCGACGAGAACGAGAAGGATGGTGGTGAGCATTACAGGGCACCTCCGATCATGAGCACGATGAGCGCCGCCGCGGCCACGTTGACGAAGGTCGTCAACCGGTCCTCACCGAACATGGCGGGCAGGTAGTAGTTGCCCGCCTCGACCTTGACCGGCTGGTTCATGGGGCCGTTCCAGGTGCCGTCGGTGGCCATGCCGATGTTCGATCCGGCCATGTAGGGGGCGCTGTAGGTCATGGCGCGCGAACGCCGGGCCGCGCGCAGGGCCAGCAGCACGCCCAGGCCCAGCACCGCGAACAGCGGGTACACGTAGAAGGCCTCGATGGGGTTGGCCGCGCCGGGGGTCATGGGGGCGACGACCGCCTCGTAGACCTGGGGCGAAGCCACGGACAGGACCACCGCCCCGGCCAGCAGCACCAGCAGCGGCACGCGGATCAGCGCGGGCTGGGCCTCGGCCACGGGCTGGCGGTCGCCGGGGGCGGCCAGCAGGGTGCCTGCCCAGCGCGCCCAGTAGACCACCGTCAGCGCGCTGGCCAGGGCCATCATGGTCACCACCACCAGCTGGCCCGAGGCCGACTCGATGGCCAGCCACTTGGCCATGAGCACGCCAAAGGGCGGCAGGAGCATGGTCAGGATGCCGGTGATGGTGATCCAGGCCGTGTGGGGCATGCGCGTGTACAGGCCGCGCATGTCCTCGATGTCGCGCGAGCCGATGTGCTGCTCGATGGTGCCCACGCACAGGAACAGCAGCGCCTTGGACACGGCGTGGAAGATGATCAGGAAGATGGCCGCCGCAATGGCCGCCGGGGTGTTGATGCCCGCGCAGGCGACGATCAGGCCCAGGTTGGAGATGGTGGAGTAGGCCAGGATCTTCTTGCCGTTGGACTGGCTGATGGCCAGGGCCGCGCAGGCCAGGAAGGTGAAGGCGCCGCACAGGGCCACGCCGTCGGACACGAAGCTGCCCGCGTAGGCCGGGGCCATGCGCAGGACCACGTACACCCCCGCCTTGACCATGGTGCTCGAATGCAGCAGCGCCGAGACCGGGGTGGGCGCGACCATGGCGCCCAGCAGCCAGCTCTGGAAGGGCACCTGGGCGGCCTTGGTGAAGCCCGCGAAGCAGATGAGGCCCATGCCCACCAGCAGGCCGGTGCCCGCCGCGCTGCCCGAGGCCAGGATGGCCTGGATGTCCAGGGTGCCGACGCTGGTGTAGGTGAACATCATGCCCAGCACGAAGGCCAGACCGCCCGCGGAGTTCATCCACAGGGCGCGCACGGCGTTCTTCACGGCGACCTCGGTGCCGTCGTGGCCGATGAGCATGAACGAACACAGGGTGGTGATCTCGAAGAAGAAGTACAGCCACAGGATGTTGTTGGCCATGACCAGCCCGTTCATGGCACCCAGGAAGAGCACCAGGAACAGGAAGAAACGCGGCTGGCGCGAGGTCTCCAGGTGCAGGTGCTCCTCGTGCTCCTTCATGTAGGGCAGGGCGAACACGCAGATCAGCGAGCCGACGATGGAGATGATCAGCACCATGACCATGGAGAGCTGGTCCACGTAGAACGCGGACACCGGGGCGGAATGGTCCACCCAGAACAGCTCCAGGATCACCAGCCCGAGCATCTGCAGGACGCTGAAGACCTTGATGAGCAGGTTGTCATGCTTGAAGCCGTAGAACAGGATCACGCCGAGCAGGGCGAAATCCAGGACCGCGATGAGCATGTTCCAGCTCATGCCCAGGACGGGACCGGGCGAGTAGGAAACGGGCCCCGCCGACAGCAGGGCCACGGAGGCGACGGCCAGGATCACGCCTGTGATCATGACGACCAGCGCCCGCAGGAAGCTGGCGCGCAGCAGATAGCACGCCAGTCCGGCCACGAATGGCAACAGGACGAGAAGGACGATCTGGGTGGACATGGTAACCCCTTCGCAAAGATTGCCGCAGAACAACACACACAACGCCCTGCGCAGGAGGCCGCAGGGCTTGCCCGTAAGGATTCCCGCCCTTACGGGGCTTGGATTTGTCGTAGAAAAGAAAAATTGTCAGGTCAACCGGAACCGGAAAAGTCCCCTGCTCGTCGTTCCATCCCGGGATCAGGGTCGGGGCCGGGGCGGGTGGTATGCAGCTCCAGGCGGGTTATCCCACAGGATGTTCTTGTATATCAATCTGTGAAACAATGATTTTTCGTGATGATTCGGAGTTCCGGCAGCTCCCCGTTGTCGGGGTGTGGTTGTGCACTAAAAGAACACTGAATCAAAAAAAGTATTCTCTGGTTGTGTAAACAACCAGTGTCCAGGCGCGGAAAAATTCGCAGCCTGAGCTGTTTCGTCTGCGCCGCAGTAGGAAATGGCCCGCCCCGTATTCGGAATTATGATGAAAAGCCCGGGGGCTTCCTGTATGCTCCCGCAATGGGCGAAGAGTTGGACAAGAAGAGCGGCGCGGCGGAAGGCGGCGCGGCGGGCGAGGTGCGCGACAGGCTCATCGGCCTGGGGTCGGGCTCCATCCGCAAGAGCTACTACCCGGAGCTGCGCCAGCGCCTGGACGAGCTGGACCGCATGCACGGGTACCTGGCCAGCGTGCTGGACGCCATGCCCTCGGCCATCCTGGGCGTGGACGCGGACCTGCGCGTGACCCGCGCCAACCGGGCGGCGGCGGACCTGGCCGGGCTGCCCCGGGCCGAGATGGAGGGGCGCCTGCTGGGCGACATCTTCCCGGACCTGCGGCGCTACCTGGCCGGGGCCACCCGCGCCGTGGCCCAGGGCCAGCCCCTGGAGCGGCGCGCCGCCGAGGCCGAGGGCCCCGCACCCGGCCCCTGCGCCAGCGGGAACTGCGGCAGCCGGGAACCGCGCTACTACGACATCATGGTCGCGCCCATCGAGGCCGGGCGCAGCGCCGTGATCCGCCTGGACGACGTGACCGACCGCGTGCGCCTGGACCAGCTCATCGTGCAGACGGAGAAGATGGTCTCCCTGGGCGGGCTGGCGGCGGGCATGGCCCATGAAATCAACAACCCCCTGGGCGGCATCCTCCAGGGCGCGCAGAACATCCTGCTGCGCCTGGACCCCGCGCGCCCGGCCAACGTCCAGGCCGCGCGCGAGGCCGGCTGCTCGCTGGACGCCATCCACGACTACGCCCGGCGCCGGGGCATCCTGCGCTTCCTCGACGGCATCCGCGCCTCGGGGCGGCGCGCCGCGTCCATCGTGCAGCACATGCTCGAATTCAGCCGCGCCAGCGACACGCGTCACGAGCCGCACCACCTGGAGCGCGTGGTGGAGGGCGCTCTGGCCCTGGCCGCCAGCGACTTCGGGCTGGACCGCAAGGCGGGCTTCCGGCGCGTGGCCGTGCAGCGGGACTTCCGGGAGGGCGTGCCCCCGGTGCTCATGAGCCGCACCGAGATCGAGCAGGTGGTCTTCAACCTCGTGAAGAACGCCGTGGAGGCCATGGGCGAGGCGGGTACGGCCCAGCCGCGCCTGGTGTTCTCCACCCGCGTGGAGGGCGGGTTCGCCGTGCTGGAGGTTGCCGACAACGGCCCGGGCATGGACGAGGCCACCCGCAGACGCGTCTTCGAACCGTTCTTCACCACCAAGGAGGTGGGCAAGGGCACCGGGCTCGGCCTGTCGGTGTCCTATTTCATCGTCACCACCAACCACGGCGGCGAATTCGCCGTGGACTCGCGGCCAGGCCGGGGCAGCCGCTTCGTCATCCGCCTGCCGCTGTAGGCCGGGCCCGGCGGGGCCGGGCGCCAGCCCCTGGGGCGCCCGGGGCGGTCCCCCCGCCCCGTCCCGTCCATCCGCCAGCACGGCGCACCTGCGCCGGACCCGCCCGTCCACTCCCCCCGGCCTTGCCTCCCTGCCGCTCCCGCGTCGCCCCTTGCGCCTTGTCCGCCCTCGCGCTCCGTCCGCGCCCACCGCGCCCTGCCACCCTGGCGCCCCCCGCCCCGGGCGGGGGCGCAAAAAGAGAGCGCCCGGTGGAAACTCCACCGGGCGCGCTGCCCTTGGGCGGGCCCCGCGAACCGCCCCCACTGCA containing:
- a CDS encoding NADH-quinone oxidoreductase subunit L; translated protein: MSTQIVLLVLLPFVAGLACYLLRASFLRALVVMITGVILAVASVALLSAGPVSYSPGPVLGMSWNMLIAVLDFALLGVILFYGFKHDNLLIKVFSVLQMLGLVILELFWVDHSAPVSAFYVDQLSMVMVLIISIVGSLICVFALPYMKEHEEHLHLETSRQPRFFLFLVLFLGAMNGLVMANNILWLYFFFEITTLCSFMLIGHDGTEVAVKNAVRALWMNSAGGLAFVLGMMFTYTSVGTLDIQAILASGSAAGTGLLVGMGLICFAGFTKAAQVPFQSWLLGAMVAPTPVSALLHSSTMVKAGVYVVLRMAPAYAGSFVSDGVALCGAFTFLACAALAISQSNGKKILAYSTISNLGLIVACAGINTPAAIAAAIFLIIFHAVSKALLFLCVGTIEQHIGSRDIEDMRGLYTRMPHTAWITITGILTMLLPPFGVLMAKWLAIESASGQLVVVTMMALASALTVVYWARWAGTLLAAPGDRQPVAEAQPALIRVPLLVLLAGAVVLSVASPQVYEAVVAPMTPGAANPIEAFYVYPLFAVLGLGVLLALRAARRSRAMTYSAPYMAGSNIGMATDGTWNGPMNQPVKVEAGNYYLPAMFGEDRLTTFVNVAAAALIVLMIGGAL
- a CDS encoding two-component system sensor histidine kinase NtrB, coding for MGEELDKKSGAAEGGAAGEVRDRLIGLGSGSIRKSYYPELRQRLDELDRMHGYLASVLDAMPSAILGVDADLRVTRANRAAADLAGLPRAEMEGRLLGDIFPDLRRYLAGATRAVAQGQPLERRAAEAEGPAPGPCASGNCGSREPRYYDIMVAPIEAGRSAVIRLDDVTDRVRLDQLIVQTEKMVSLGGLAAGMAHEINNPLGGILQGAQNILLRLDPARPANVQAAREAGCSLDAIHDYARRRGILRFLDGIRASGRRAASIVQHMLEFSRASDTRHEPHHLERVVEGALALAASDFGLDRKAGFRRVAVQRDFREGVPPVLMSRTEIEQVVFNLVKNAVEAMGEAGTAQPRLVFSTRVEGGFAVLEVADNGPGMDEATRRRVFEPFFTTKEVGKGTGLGLSVSYFIVTTNHGGEFAVDSRPGRGSRFVIRLPL
- a CDS encoding respiratory chain complex I subunit 1 family protein, giving the protein MLTTILLVLVGLVLAPLAGGLLAGIDRRLTAWFQSRQGPPVMQAFYDVAKLFGKEPMASNPWQIFCAWVYFVAAALSCVLFFLQADLLLIFFVQAIGAVFLVVGAMSVPSPYSQVGAQRELIQVLTYEPLLILVFVSLYLATGSFQVSDILAHETPLLFQLPLMFIVLGYALTIKLRKSPFDFSTSHHGHQELVKGVLTEYSGPYLGLIEIAHWYETVLVLGVCALFWSTNVLMMIVLLAVTYMAEIIIDNTMARMTWRWMLKYVWSVGLGLSVVNLIWLYAKI
- a CDS encoding NADH-quinone oxidoreductase subunit B family protein, with protein sequence MIKSFIKKSRVKSPWIMHFDCGSCNGCDIEVLACLTPMYDVERFGIVNVGNPKHADILLVTGTVNHRNKKVLKNLYDQMPEPKAVIAIGACGTSGGVFREAYNVVGGVDKVIPVDVYVPGCPAKPEAIIDGVVLGLQKFAEKVEAAEQGA
- a CDS encoding nickel-dependent hydrogenase large subunit — its product is MARTIIPFGPQHPVLPEPVHLKLVLEDEIVKEAIPALGYVHRGLEKLVEIRDYHQMVQIVERVCGICSCIHAKAYCQGIEALMGIEVPDRGRFLRVIWSELHRVHSHLLWLGLFADAFGFESVFQQFWKVREKIMDIMEATAGNRVIISVNVVGGTRYDLSPEQLRWILEGVDEVEQGVRALQKTMLDDYTVKSRTVGVGVLTREQALELGAAGPTLRGSGVAQDMRQLGYAAYKELDFEPVVETGGDSYARSTVRFRETLQALDLVRQAIARLPEGDTRVPVKGNPEGETIVRVEQPRGELLYYIKANGTKFLDRCRIRTPTFANVPPLLAMVGGLELADVPVVVLSIDPCISCTER
- a CDS encoding NADH-quinone oxidoreductase subunit C, translating into MIENITEVTQATVASEVLRLKNAGYRLVTMTCTEIDERDLDILYHFDKDLELVHLRMRQPKDQPVPSISGVLFAALLVENEIRDQFGVSFDGLILDFNRTLYLDAEVTEVPLVSNVKITKQ